From Anopheles darlingi chromosome 2, idAnoDarlMG_H_01, whole genome shotgun sequence, the proteins below share one genomic window:
- the LOC125949702 gene encoding uncharacterized protein LOC125949702 isoform X1, protein MAASPGSDNNCNIYMPPIGICSVASSHDFSDYQWLSDFGSYRDGAPTHQSILSVLSASYNGIGELSYYEKMAKDIDANLAEIDMESFRTEDMHSLLTGLPPAGQQQLLVDDVERKTRNNNRIFSTANGGCTGTGLITVDMMDNSICKSELLFSPVKESHISVDSLDMDGYPDEEDIILTCQANKNNYTIAFEQSVLYSDESFYADGPENYGKYKRMNLLNNLQSCSRFFKTRESAMSHSEVGYTTWSKVKRNGPAQRVPIAINPLISHISRHARTCFVRKSLSMPNLQENQISQNQSPTHHALPNGQQPLNVSQAANSGNGPVANETFDRPLRTLLPMYTLPTDSENESTNNEGCGGNGKGRDSSHDRCGEQSGQLHEDDQLQEHQQHQQQQQPSFNLVKLFIKQKSSSTDTCMDVSSGCWPSDSTNESGGSTGDHHHHPQQRLGGRIKKNSMNDSGKCSSTMLGGPNAIDNDEDDREDDDEEEFQLDSLDAQINNLNNNATQGNEDAASGAISAVRRAAASGPLAQAKLNDFNRQMPCSPRRQYKGYNMNIGGRKVMGGKIPSTIHSSSSSGMAGSPQSSINSSHHHNHNQSNHGNNVNNNNSYKDTNSDASRTSENLTQIFNHSGNNNTTTRHSTKTVPLAMITKSMQTSLTVSGAPGAIGAEKVRVIPPSFLDRLNELGDRQKAPVFVVYPNYVLPDLGFLKPQSNEVVLSPLSFRETMSTAGTGKGAALLGATRKARPVSLNDIETIKQREYRHVADWKSLVFLLPTDYRKLLRHIPEVSELAISTESRPMFCQTPPLRRAGGGIGGGRGTITCDCMTLLQQNTQTYASSSSGGSSSAAPSSGYRGSSTMLTTGDSEMDLLGPSAVNGGGAAGVGNGLYVYQYDSPAEVLGSFDRPPSGRIGGAGPKSILRRPKAKRNSMFEEEQSMGNAEHHAPSSASMGLREKRRSLQEHHSYNFYEEEEAERSEQKLHNSPNMTPHPRLANTPKLPSADHYHKLNKLVELSERELLAAGGVDGSAAAQNAGHSTEDELEARARAEHFLSHVPRAELKHYAEIAHILESTEGIGADAGGGELGATEEAYDRTKLRNEVSRALSQRRNVTFTPAPTSTPHTVAKGTPSTTTTPVRQAPSSSSPSSALLRPTDIKFSTPPNSPNNMSVMTAHNPGSTKVAEKKPPMAHQRNGVTCTEKEKQNKIETNRFKRLQIQWELLSKEAHGRAAAESQRRMEIRSGGNTPTGGNGGINGATKSRIPRPVSYPTTRTNSDPVVSKTLKSPSRIAPPRRYPGAQSPQTHGTTTATTPPTPAPRTPSRTYGNITTTTPKKVSSVPSRPATRTRIPLVNRKIAIK, encoded by the exons ATGGCTGCTAGTCCCGGTTCGGATAACAACTGCAACATCTATATGCCACCGATTGGCATATGCTCAGTGGCCTCCTCGCATGACTTCAGTGACTATCAATGGTTGTCAGACTTTGG AAGCTATCGCGATGGAGCGCCCACTCACCAGAGCATCCTTTCGGTACTGTCTGCCTCGTACAATGGTATCGGTGAGCTGTCATACTACGAGAAGATGGCGAAGGATATCGATGCCAACCTCGCGGAGATCGATATGGAAAGCTTCCGCACAGAAGACATGCACTCGCTGCTGACCGGCCTACCACCGGCTGGTCAGCAACAGCTACTGGTGGATGATGTTGAGCGCAAGACGCGCAACAACAATCGCATCTTCTCGACGGCGAACGGCGGATGTACGGGGACCGGACTAATTACGGTCGATATGATGGACAATTCAATCTGCAAGTCTGAGTTGCTGTTCTCCCCCGTCAAGGAGTCACACATCAGCGTCGATTCGCTCGATATGGATGGGTACCCGGACGAGGAGGACATCATACTTACGTGCCAggccaacaaaaacaactaCACGATCGCGTTTGAGCAGAGTGTACTCTATTCGGACGAAAGCTTCTACG CAGACGGACCGGAAAACTACGGGAAGTACAAACGAATGAACTTGTTGAACAACCTACAGAGCTGCAGTCGATTCTTTAAAACCAGAGAATCCGCCATGTCTCATTCAGAGGTTGGGTATACAACCTGGAGCAAAGTGAAGCGAAACGGACCAGCGCAAAG GGTACCGATTGCAATCAATCCGCTAATCAGTCATATATCGCGCCACGCGCGGACATGCTTCGTGCGCAAAAGCCTCAGCATGCCGAACCTTCAAGAGAACCAAATCAGCCAAAACCAAAGCCCGACGCATCATGCGCTTCCGAATGGTCAGCAGCCCCTGAATGTGTCACAAGCAGCAAATAGCGGTAATGGACCAGTTGCAAACGAAACTTTCGATCGTCCACTTCGCACGCTTCTTCCAATGTACACGCTACCGACGGACTCGGAGAATGAAAGTACCAACAACGAGGGATGCGGTGGCAATGGGAAGGGAAGAGATTCCTCGCACGATCGATGTGGCGAACAGAGTGGCCAGCTGCATGAAGATGATCAGCTCCaggagcaccaacagcaccagcaacagcaacaaccatcgTTTAACCTAGTGAAACTGTTTATAAAGCAGAAGAGCAGCTCGACGGATACGTGCATGGATGTGTCCTCTGGTTGTTGGCCGAGCGACAGTACGAACGAGAGTGGTGGCTCAAcaggcgatcatcatcatcatccacagcaGCGGCTTGGTGGTCGAATTAAGAAGAACAGCATGAACGATTCCGGCAAATGTTCTTCCACCATGCTCGGTGGCCCCAACGCCATAGacaacgatgaggatgatagggaggacgatgacgaggaagagTTTCAGCTCGACAGCCTGGATGCACAAATCAATAATCTCAACAACAATGCAACGCAAGGCAACGAAGATGCTGCTTCGGGAGCAATCTCAGCTGTtcggcgagcagcagcaagtggacCGTTGGCTCAAGCGAAGCTGAATGACTTCAACCGGCAGATGCCTTGCTCACCGCGCAGACAGTACAAGGGTTACAACATGAACATCGGTGGAAGGAAGGTAATGGGAGGGAAAATTCCTTCTACGATacatagcagcagtagcagcggaaTGGCAGGTAGCCCACAGAGCAGTATTaacagcagccaccatcataatcataaccagagcaatcatggcaacaatGTGAACAATAACAATAGCTACAAGGACACCAACAGTGACGCGAGTCGCACGTCCGAGAATCTAACGCAGATATTCAATCACAGtggtaacaacaacacaaccaccagaCACTCGACCAAAACGGTTCCGCTTGCGATGATTACGAAATCGATGCAAACATCGCTCACGGTGAGCGGTGCCCCAGGGGCCATTGGAGCCGAGAAGGTTCGCGTTATACCGCCCTCGTTCCTGGATCGTCTGAACGAGCTGGGCGACCGGCAGAAGGCACCCGTCTTCGTAGTTTACCCGAACTATGTGCTGCCGGATTTGGGCTTCCTAAAACCACAGAGCAACGAAGTAGTGCTTTCGCCTCTATCGTTCCGCGAAACGATGAGCACTGCAGGTACAGGAAAAGGTGCAGCGCTGTTAGGAGCAACCAGAAAGGCTCGCCCCGTGTCTCTGAATGATATCGAGACGATTAAGCAGCGCGAATACCGGCATGTGGCGGATTGGAAATCGCTCGTGTTCCTGCTACCCACTGACTACCGGAAGCTGCTGCGTCACATTCCCGAGGTAAGCGAGTTGGCCATCTCCACCGAGAGTCGACCAATGTTCTGTCAAACGCCGCCGCTAAGGCGTGCTGGCGGTGGTATCGGCGGTGGCCGCGGTACGATCACCTGCGATTGTATGActctgctgcagcaaaacaCCCAAACGTACGCTAGCTCTAGCTCAGGTGGAAGCTCCAGTGCAGCGCCAAGTTCGGGCTACCGTGGGTCATCGACGATGCTCACGACAGGTGACTCCGAGATGGATCTTCTGGGACCGTCCGCGGTAAACGgcggtggtgccgctggtgtcGGAAATGGACTGTACGTGTATCAGTATGATAGTCCAGCGGAAGTACTGGGTTCGTTTGACCGGCCTCCTAGCGGCCGAATAGGCGGTGCCGGCCCGAAGAGCATTCTGCGGCGACCGAAGGCGAAGCGGAACAGCATGTTCGAGGAAGAGCAATCGATGGGAAACGCCGAACATCATGCGCCATCGTCGGCTTCGATGGGACTAAGGGAGAAGCGACGCTCGCTGCAAGAGCATCATTCGTACAACTTTtacgaggaagaagaggccGAACGGAGTGAGCAGAAGCTACACAATTCACCCAACATGACGCCTCATCCCCGGTTGGCCAATACGCCCAAGCTTCCATCGGCCGATCATTATCACAAGCTTAACAAGCTGGTTGAGCTGAGCGAACGGGAACTGTTGGCGGCTGGCGGAGTAGACGGATCCGCTGCAGCACAGAACGCTGGCCACTCGACGGAGGACGAGCTGGAAGCTAGGGCCCGTGCGGAACACTTCCTGTCGCATGTGCCGCGAGCAGAGTTAAAGCATTATGCCGAGATTGCCCACATTCTCGAGTCAACGGAAGGTATAGGTGCTGatgcggggggaggggagctcGGAGCGACCGAAGAAGCGTACGATCGAACCAAGCTACGAAACGAAGTTAGCCGAGCACTGTCTCAGCGGCGTAACGTTACCTTCACGCCGGCACCGACCTCAACGCCGCATACGGTGGCAAAGGGTACACCATCGACTACGACCACCCCCGTACGTCAAGCTCCGTCATCTTCCTCACCTTCGAGCGCGTTATTGCGACCGACTGACATTAAGTTTTCCACGCCACCCAACTCTCCCAACAACATGTCCGTCATGACGGCGCATAATCCGGGTAGCACGAAAGTGGCCGAAAAGAAGCCTCCCATGGCACATCAACGTAATGGCGTGACGTGCacggaaaaagagaaacaaaacaagatcGAAACCAATCGCTTCAAGCGACTGCAGATACAGTGGGAACTGCTGAGCAAGGAGGCGCATGGCCGGGCGGCAGCCGAAAGTCAGCGTCGTATGGAGATCCGCAGTGGTGGCAACACACCaaccggtggcaacggtggcatCAATGGTGCTACCAAATCGCGCATTCCACGACCAGTCAGCTATCCGACCACGAG AACAAACTCCGATCCCGTGGTTAGCAAAACGTTGAAATCACCTAGTCGCATCGCTCCGCCTAGACGATACCCGGGAGCACAATCTCCTCAAACACACGGCACGACTACGGCCACTACTCCTCCAACGCCTGCACCACGTACACCCAGTCGAACGTACGGTAACATCACCACGACCACACCGAAAAAAGTGTCctccgttccttcacg ACCCGCTACACGTACACG CATTCCGCTTGTGAACCGGAAGATAGCG ATTAAATGA
- the LOC125949702 gene encoding uncharacterized protein LOC125949702 isoform X4 — protein sequence MAASPGSDNNCNIYMPPIGICSVASSHDFSDYQWLSDFGSYRDGAPTHQSILSVLSASYNGIGELSYYEKMAKDIDANLAEIDMESFRTEDMHSLLTGLPPAGQQQLLVDDVERKTRNNNRIFSTANGGCTGTGLITVDMMDNSICKSELLFSPVKESHISVDSLDMDGYPDEEDIILTCQANKNNYTIAFEQSVLYSDESFYADGPENYGKYKRMNLLNNLQSCSRFFKTRESAMSHSEVGYTTWSKVKRNGPAQRVPIAINPLISHISRHARTCFVRKSLSMPNLQENQISQNQSPTHHALPNGQQPLNVSQAANSGNGPVANETFDRPLRTLLPMYTLPTDSENESTNNEGCGGNGKGRDSSHDRCGEQSGQLHEDDQLQEHQQHQQQQQPSFNLVKLFIKQKSSSTDTCMDVSSGCWPSDSTNESGGSTGDHHHHPQQRLGGRIKKNSMNDSGKCSSTMLGGPNAIDNDEDDREDDDEEEFQLDSLDAQINNLNNNATQGNEDAASGAISAVRRAAASGPLAQAKLNDFNRQMPCSPRRQYKGYNMNIGGRKVMGGKIPSTIHSSSSSGMAGSPQSSINSSHHHNHNQSNHGNNVNNNNSYKDTNSDASRTSENLTQIFNHSGNNNTTTRHSTKTVPLAMITKSMQTSLTVSGAPGAIGAEKVRVIPPSFLDRLNELGDRQKAPVFVVYPNYVLPDLGFLKPQSNEVVLSPLSFRETMSTAGTGKGAALLGATRKARPVSLNDIETIKQREYRHVADWKSLVFLLPTDYRKLLRHIPEVSELAISTESRPMFCQTPPLRRAGGGIGGGRGTITCDCMTLLQQNTQTYASSSSGGSSSAAPSSGYRGSSTMLTTGDSEMDLLGPSAVNGGGAAGVGNGLYVYQYDSPAEVLGSFDRPPSGRIGGAGPKSILRRPKAKRNSMFEEEQSMGNAEHHAPSSASMGLREKRRSLQEHHSYNFYEEEEAERSEQKLHNSPNMTPHPRLANTPKLPSADHYHKLNKLVELSERELLAAGGVDGSAAAQNAGHSTEDELEARARAEHFLSHVPRAELKHYAEIAHILESTEGIGADAGGGELGATEEAYDRTKLRNEVSRALSQRRNVTFTPAPTSTPHTVAKGTPSTTTTPVRQAPSSSSPSSALLRPTDIKFSTPPNSPNNMSVMTAHNPGSTKVAEKKPPMAHQRNGVTCTEKEKQNKIETNRFKRLQIQWELLSKEAHGRAAAESQRRMEIRSGGNTPTGGNGGINGATKSRIPRPVSYPTTRTNSDPVVSKTLKSPSRIAPPRRYPGAQSPQTHGTTTATTPPTPAPRTPSRTYGNITTTTPKKVSSVPSRIPLVNRKIAIK from the exons ATGGCTGCTAGTCCCGGTTCGGATAACAACTGCAACATCTATATGCCACCGATTGGCATATGCTCAGTGGCCTCCTCGCATGACTTCAGTGACTATCAATGGTTGTCAGACTTTGG AAGCTATCGCGATGGAGCGCCCACTCACCAGAGCATCCTTTCGGTACTGTCTGCCTCGTACAATGGTATCGGTGAGCTGTCATACTACGAGAAGATGGCGAAGGATATCGATGCCAACCTCGCGGAGATCGATATGGAAAGCTTCCGCACAGAAGACATGCACTCGCTGCTGACCGGCCTACCACCGGCTGGTCAGCAACAGCTACTGGTGGATGATGTTGAGCGCAAGACGCGCAACAACAATCGCATCTTCTCGACGGCGAACGGCGGATGTACGGGGACCGGACTAATTACGGTCGATATGATGGACAATTCAATCTGCAAGTCTGAGTTGCTGTTCTCCCCCGTCAAGGAGTCACACATCAGCGTCGATTCGCTCGATATGGATGGGTACCCGGACGAGGAGGACATCATACTTACGTGCCAggccaacaaaaacaactaCACGATCGCGTTTGAGCAGAGTGTACTCTATTCGGACGAAAGCTTCTACG CAGACGGACCGGAAAACTACGGGAAGTACAAACGAATGAACTTGTTGAACAACCTACAGAGCTGCAGTCGATTCTTTAAAACCAGAGAATCCGCCATGTCTCATTCAGAGGTTGGGTATACAACCTGGAGCAAAGTGAAGCGAAACGGACCAGCGCAAAG GGTACCGATTGCAATCAATCCGCTAATCAGTCATATATCGCGCCACGCGCGGACATGCTTCGTGCGCAAAAGCCTCAGCATGCCGAACCTTCAAGAGAACCAAATCAGCCAAAACCAAAGCCCGACGCATCATGCGCTTCCGAATGGTCAGCAGCCCCTGAATGTGTCACAAGCAGCAAATAGCGGTAATGGACCAGTTGCAAACGAAACTTTCGATCGTCCACTTCGCACGCTTCTTCCAATGTACACGCTACCGACGGACTCGGAGAATGAAAGTACCAACAACGAGGGATGCGGTGGCAATGGGAAGGGAAGAGATTCCTCGCACGATCGATGTGGCGAACAGAGTGGCCAGCTGCATGAAGATGATCAGCTCCaggagcaccaacagcaccagcaacagcaacaaccatcgTTTAACCTAGTGAAACTGTTTATAAAGCAGAAGAGCAGCTCGACGGATACGTGCATGGATGTGTCCTCTGGTTGTTGGCCGAGCGACAGTACGAACGAGAGTGGTGGCTCAAcaggcgatcatcatcatcatccacagcaGCGGCTTGGTGGTCGAATTAAGAAGAACAGCATGAACGATTCCGGCAAATGTTCTTCCACCATGCTCGGTGGCCCCAACGCCATAGacaacgatgaggatgatagggaggacgatgacgaggaagagTTTCAGCTCGACAGCCTGGATGCACAAATCAATAATCTCAACAACAATGCAACGCAAGGCAACGAAGATGCTGCTTCGGGAGCAATCTCAGCTGTtcggcgagcagcagcaagtggacCGTTGGCTCAAGCGAAGCTGAATGACTTCAACCGGCAGATGCCTTGCTCACCGCGCAGACAGTACAAGGGTTACAACATGAACATCGGTGGAAGGAAGGTAATGGGAGGGAAAATTCCTTCTACGATacatagcagcagtagcagcggaaTGGCAGGTAGCCCACAGAGCAGTATTaacagcagccaccatcataatcataaccagagcaatcatggcaacaatGTGAACAATAACAATAGCTACAAGGACACCAACAGTGACGCGAGTCGCACGTCCGAGAATCTAACGCAGATATTCAATCACAGtggtaacaacaacacaaccaccagaCACTCGACCAAAACGGTTCCGCTTGCGATGATTACGAAATCGATGCAAACATCGCTCACGGTGAGCGGTGCCCCAGGGGCCATTGGAGCCGAGAAGGTTCGCGTTATACCGCCCTCGTTCCTGGATCGTCTGAACGAGCTGGGCGACCGGCAGAAGGCACCCGTCTTCGTAGTTTACCCGAACTATGTGCTGCCGGATTTGGGCTTCCTAAAACCACAGAGCAACGAAGTAGTGCTTTCGCCTCTATCGTTCCGCGAAACGATGAGCACTGCAGGTACAGGAAAAGGTGCAGCGCTGTTAGGAGCAACCAGAAAGGCTCGCCCCGTGTCTCTGAATGATATCGAGACGATTAAGCAGCGCGAATACCGGCATGTGGCGGATTGGAAATCGCTCGTGTTCCTGCTACCCACTGACTACCGGAAGCTGCTGCGTCACATTCCCGAGGTAAGCGAGTTGGCCATCTCCACCGAGAGTCGACCAATGTTCTGTCAAACGCCGCCGCTAAGGCGTGCTGGCGGTGGTATCGGCGGTGGCCGCGGTACGATCACCTGCGATTGTATGActctgctgcagcaaaacaCCCAAACGTACGCTAGCTCTAGCTCAGGTGGAAGCTCCAGTGCAGCGCCAAGTTCGGGCTACCGTGGGTCATCGACGATGCTCACGACAGGTGACTCCGAGATGGATCTTCTGGGACCGTCCGCGGTAAACGgcggtggtgccgctggtgtcGGAAATGGACTGTACGTGTATCAGTATGATAGTCCAGCGGAAGTACTGGGTTCGTTTGACCGGCCTCCTAGCGGCCGAATAGGCGGTGCCGGCCCGAAGAGCATTCTGCGGCGACCGAAGGCGAAGCGGAACAGCATGTTCGAGGAAGAGCAATCGATGGGAAACGCCGAACATCATGCGCCATCGTCGGCTTCGATGGGACTAAGGGAGAAGCGACGCTCGCTGCAAGAGCATCATTCGTACAACTTTtacgaggaagaagaggccGAACGGAGTGAGCAGAAGCTACACAATTCACCCAACATGACGCCTCATCCCCGGTTGGCCAATACGCCCAAGCTTCCATCGGCCGATCATTATCACAAGCTTAACAAGCTGGTTGAGCTGAGCGAACGGGAACTGTTGGCGGCTGGCGGAGTAGACGGATCCGCTGCAGCACAGAACGCTGGCCACTCGACGGAGGACGAGCTGGAAGCTAGGGCCCGTGCGGAACACTTCCTGTCGCATGTGCCGCGAGCAGAGTTAAAGCATTATGCCGAGATTGCCCACATTCTCGAGTCAACGGAAGGTATAGGTGCTGatgcggggggaggggagctcGGAGCGACCGAAGAAGCGTACGATCGAACCAAGCTACGAAACGAAGTTAGCCGAGCACTGTCTCAGCGGCGTAACGTTACCTTCACGCCGGCACCGACCTCAACGCCGCATACGGTGGCAAAGGGTACACCATCGACTACGACCACCCCCGTACGTCAAGCTCCGTCATCTTCCTCACCTTCGAGCGCGTTATTGCGACCGACTGACATTAAGTTTTCCACGCCACCCAACTCTCCCAACAACATGTCCGTCATGACGGCGCATAATCCGGGTAGCACGAAAGTGGCCGAAAAGAAGCCTCCCATGGCACATCAACGTAATGGCGTGACGTGCacggaaaaagagaaacaaaacaagatcGAAACCAATCGCTTCAAGCGACTGCAGATACAGTGGGAACTGCTGAGCAAGGAGGCGCATGGCCGGGCGGCAGCCGAAAGTCAGCGTCGTATGGAGATCCGCAGTGGTGGCAACACACCaaccggtggcaacggtggcatCAATGGTGCTACCAAATCGCGCATTCCACGACCAGTCAGCTATCCGACCACGAG AACAAACTCCGATCCCGTGGTTAGCAAAACGTTGAAATCACCTAGTCGCATCGCTCCGCCTAGACGATACCCGGGAGCACAATCTCCTCAAACACACGGCACGACTACGGCCACTACTCCTCCAACGCCTGCACCACGTACACCCAGTCGAACGTACGGTAACATCACCACGACCACACCGAAAAAAGTGTCctccgttccttcacg CATTCCGCTTGTGAACCGGAAGATAGCG ATTAAATGA